TTTCCGGCCCCGGCATGGAGATCATCTACCGCGCCATCGCACGCCGCAACGGGCGCCAGGTGCGCGACCTGACGTCGCAGCAGATCATTGCCGGTGCGCTCAAGGACAAGGATGCGTTGTGCCTGGAAGTGCTGGAGTGCTTCTGCGCGATGCTGGGCGGCGCGGCCGCCAACCTGGCCGTCACGCTGGGCTCCTTCGGCGGTATCTTCATCGGTGGCGGCATCGTGCCGCGCATGGGCGAGTGGTTCAAGGAGTCGCCGTTCCGCACCCGCTTCGAAGCCAAGGGGCGCTTCTCGTCGTACCTGGCCGAAATTCCGACCTACGTGATCACCACGCCGAATCCGGCTTTCTATGGCGTGGCCACGATCCTGTCCGAGCACCTGCGCGGGCGCAGCGGCGCCAACACGCTGATGGAGCGCGTGCAGCACCTGCACCACGAGCTGACGCCGGCCGAACAGCGCGTGGCGCAGCTGGTGCTGGAGCAGCCGCGCCTCGTGCTGAACGAACCGATTGCCGACATCGCGCGGCTGGCCGAAGTATCGCAGCCCACCGTCATCCGCTTCTGCCGTTCGCTGGGCTTCACGGGCCTGGCCGACTTCAAGCTCAAGTTCGCCAGCAGCCTGACGGGCGCCATTCCCGTGCGCCACAGCCAGGTGCGCGTCAGCGACAGCACGCACGACCTGTCGGCCAAGGTCATCGACAATACGGTATCGGCGATCCTGAAGTTCCGCGACCAGCTGGACGTACGCGCGCTCGACCGCGCCATCGCGCTGGTCTCGAAGGCGAAGAAGGTGGAGTTCTATGCGATGGGGAATTCGCGCGTGGTGGGCCTGGACGGCCAGCACAAGTTCTTCCGCTTCCGCATTCCCACGGCGTCCTATGGCGACTCGCACCTGCTGTCGCTGGCGGCCGAGCTGCTGCAGCCGGGCGACGTGGTGATCGCCATCTCGAACTCGGGCAAGCTGCCGGAACTGCTGGACGCGGTCGACACGGCGCGCGCGGGCGGCGCGGATGTCATCGCCATCACGACGAGCCAGTCGCCGCTGGCGAAGAAGGCCAGCGTGTGCCTGGCGGTCGACCACAGCGAGGACAGCACGACGTTCCTGTCGATGATCTCGCGCATCCTGCAACTGCTGCTGATCGACATCCTCACGGTCGGCATCTCGCTGGACGAATCGAACAAGGCGCTGGTGCTGGAGCGCAAGGGCTCGGCGCAGGAAAGCCCCCGTCTCCTGATCTCGCACCTGGACAGCTGACGCGTTTGTCCATGAAAAAAGCCGGGCCGCGCGAGCGCCCCGGCTTTTTTTACGTGCCGCCGTTTCAGTAACGGCGCTGCATCGGCCGGGCCGGGGCCCGGTTCATGCGTGCCTGGAATTTTTTCCAGATAAAGCCGGCGATGGCCATCATGATCATCTTGCGCATGGTTTTCCTCCTGTGGTCGATGCTTCATTGTGCTGGCGGACGGCGGGCGTGACTGTGCGCGAGACCACGTTTGGGGTCTGTCCCTGCGGGACTGACCCCGAAGTTTTGCCGATCCGTCGACATGCTGGAAAACTTCCGGGTCAGTCCCTTGCAGGGACAGACCCCAAAAAAACCTTGCACTCGGCCAGAAAACGTTTACGATATATCGTACGTAAGATATATCGTAAGGAGAAAACCATGTTCCAGATGTTCCGCAAACACGGCTACCATATGCACGACCACCATCACCACCATCCGCGCGGCATGGGCGGCGGCGGGCGCGGGCCGCGCATGTTCGACTCGGGCGCGATGCGTTATGTCGTCTTGCAACTGATCGCCGAGAAGCCCCGCCACGGGTATGAGATCATCAAGGAATTGGAGACGCGCATCGGTGGCGGCTATGCGCCCAGCCCGGGTGCGATCTACCCGTTGATGGCCATGCTGTACGACATGGGCCACGTGTCGATCAGCCAGGAAGGCAACAAGAAGCTGCACTCGATCACGCCGGAAGGGCAACAGTTCCTGGACGAGAACCGCGCCATGGTCGATGCCCTGATGGCGCGGCTGGTGGAAGGCGGTCGCGGGCCGGGACGCGGCGATGGCCGCCACGACGACCTGCGCGCCGTCATGCATGCGCTGAAGGAGACCGTGATCGTGCGGGCGCGCGACCCGCACGCACCGGCGGCGCGGCGCGAACAGATCGCCGCGATCCTGCGTCGCGCGAGCGAAGAGATCGGCAAGCTCGATTGACCGGACCCGGGCCGCTGCAAGCGGCCCACCCACAGACGAAAGCACGACAAGATGACTGCCCCCACACCACTGACCCCCACCCGCGAGCGCCTCGTCCTGTGGCTGCTCGCCCTGATCCAGTTCACCGTCATCATGGACTTCATGGTCATGATGCCGCTGTCGCCCCAGCTGATGCAGGCGTTCTCCATCAGCGCCGCACAGTTCTCCGGCGCCGTCTCCGCCTATGCCTGGTGCGCCGGGCTGTCCGGCCTGCTGGCCGCGACCTATATCGACCGGTTCGATCGCAAGCGCCTGCTGCTGACGGTGTTCATGCTGTTCAACCTGTCCAACCTGGCGTGCGCGCTGGCGCCCAGCTTCGACGTGCTGGTGCTGTCGCGCGCGTTTGCCGGCCTGACGGGCGGCGTGCTGGGCGCCATCGGCATGGCCATCATCGGCGACCTGATCCCGGCGCAGCGGCGCGGCGCGGCCACGGGCGTCGTCATGACGTCGTTCAGCATGGCCGCCATTGCCGGCGTACCGCTGGGCGTCGGCCTGGCGGCCCGCTACGGCTGGCAATCGCCGTTCTACCTGCTGGTGCTGTTCTCGCTGGCGATCTGGCTGCTGGCCGCGTTCGTGCTGCCGGCTTTGAGGACGCACCTGGCGCAGCGCGTGCCGCTGGCCCGCGTGCTGCCGGACCTCGTGAGCCTGCTGCGCGTGCCGGCGCACCTGCGCGCCTTCCTGCTGACGTTCGTGACGATGCTGTCCGGGATGCTGGTGATTCCGTTCATTTCGCCCGTACTGGTGGGGAACCTGGGCGTGCGGCCGGGCGACATCATGTGGATCTACCTGGCCGGCGGCCTCGCGACGTTCTTCACGTCGCGCCTGATCGGCACGTGGTCCGACCGCGCCGGCAAGCATCGCGTCTACCGCATGATGGCGCTTGCCTCGATCGTGCCCATGCTGGGCATCACGCACATGCCGCAACTGTCGCTGGCCGTGCTGATCGCACTGTTCCCGTTCTTCATGGTCGCCATGTCGGGCCGTAACGTGCCGCTGCAGGCACTGATGACGACGGTGCCGCAACCGCAGCAACGTGGCGCCTTCCTCAGCGCGAACGCGGCGGTGGCGCAGATCGGCACCGGCCTGGGCGCCTTGCTGGGGGATCGTGGCTGCACACGGATACCGCCGGCCATATCGCCGGCTACGGCATCAATGGCTGGGTGGCGACGGCGCTGGTGGTGTTCTCGTTCTGGTGGGTGGACCGGGTGCCTGCCGCGTCGGCGCGGCCGGCGGTTACGTCCCCTGCTTGACGACAGTGTCCAGCAAGCGCTGGGCTTCCTGCAGCACGGGGCCGGTCAGCTGGTCGCGCGCGATCTCGGCAAACGTGCCTTCGCGCACGTGCAGGCCGTCGGCCGCCAGCAATGAAAAACGCACGGTACCCAGCGCGGGCGGCGCCATGCGTTGCTTCACGGGGCCGCGTACCGCCAGCGGAATGGCCGCGTGCACGAGGCGCTTGCCCTGTTCGGCCACCTCGGCCGGCGCGCCCTCGAACACGGCCACGCGGCCCGTGTGGTTGATGTAGCGGACGCTGCCGTCGGCATAGGCCGCCAGCGCATCCAGGCCTTCGTCCAGCGGGACCTCGACGACGACGCCCAGCACCTCGCGCGACGCGAACGGCTGGCCCGAGGAACGCAGCCAGTGCCAGGCCAGCAGGCGCACGCGGCTTTCCTCACCGGCATCCTCGCCGATGGTCTGCACGACGCGCGGATCCGTGGCCGTGCCGAACAGCGAGGCCTGCACGGGCGTGGCCTTGACGAGGTCGGGATCGTCGCAGAACAGCAGCTGGTAGACGAGGTCGAGTTCTTCCGATTTGTACGGACGGGCGCTGGCGCCCGGCACTGCCTTGCGCGCGCCAAAGGAGGCGAATAATTTTTTGAACATGGTGCAATGATACGGTACTGGCCTCAGGGTGTCGCGGGGCGGGGCGCCGCGCGCTGCATCGGCTGCTGTTCGCTGCGCCAGCGCGCCAGCGGCAGCAACTGGTCGGTGGCCTCGTCCTCGACGAGGATGTCGCCGCCGGTGCCGACGAGGAAGCCCTGCCACGTCACGGCCGCCTGCGGCGTGTTCTCGACGAAGTTGAGCTGGTAGTACGGTTTGCCGTCCACCAGGCGCGGCGCCGGATCGTATTCGATGACGGCACCGTGGTGCGCGCCGCCCGAGTTCTTCTCGATGGCCGCCGACCACGCCTCCAGCTCCGGCAGCGCGAGCAGGTGTT
This is a stretch of genomic DNA from Pseudoduganella chitinolytica. It encodes these proteins:
- a CDS encoding PadR family transcriptional regulator; this translates as MFQMFRKHGYHMHDHHHHHPRGMGGGGRGPRMFDSGAMRYVVLQLIAEKPRHGYEIIKELETRIGGGYAPSPGAIYPLMAMLYDMGHVSISQEGNKKLHSITPEGQQFLDENRAMVDALMARLVEGGRGPGRGDGRHDDLRAVMHALKETVIVRARDPHAPAARREQIAAILRRASEEIGKLD
- a CDS encoding glucokinase, with translation MKQLDVDQKLSRTAFADGPRLLADIGATHARFALQTAPGEYQSVRVLQCDDYTGIVPLLRSYLADHPDINLNHGALALANPVHGDYIRMTNRDWQFSTDEVRRELGLHTLLVVNDFTALAMAIPTFKPSDLMQVGGGAPAANSVIGVLGPGTGLGCSGVIPTVDGFVTLGSEGGHNNFAPADEREYAILQYAWQTWPHVSNERLISGPGMEIIYRAIARRNGRQVRDLTSQQIIAGALKDKDALCLEVLECFCAMLGGAAANLAVTLGSFGGIFIGGGIVPRMGEWFKESPFRTRFEAKGRFSSYLAEIPTYVITTPNPAFYGVATILSEHLRGRSGANTLMERVQHLHHELTPAEQRVAQLVLEQPRLVLNEPIADIARLAEVSQPTVIRFCRSLGFTGLADFKLKFASSLTGAIPVRHSQVRVSDSTHDLSAKVIDNTVSAILKFRDQLDVRALDRAIALVSKAKKVEFYAMGNSRVVGLDGQHKFFRFRIPTASYGDSHLLSLAAELLQPGDVVIAISNSGKLPELLDAVDTARAGGADVIAITTSQSPLAKKASVCLAVDHSEDSTTFLSMISRILQLLLIDILTVGISLDESNKALVLERKGSAQESPRLLISHLDS